The genome window TACTTGATGAAGTTTTTGCGGCAGGCGATAGCTATTTTATAGAAAAATCTCTTAGTTTAATGAAAAATAAATTTAAAAATACTCCTATTTCAATAATAGTAAGCCATCAAGAAGAAATTATAAAAGATAATTGCGATAGATGTGTTTTATTAAAAGACGGTAATATTATAGGCGATGGAACCCCATCGGAAATGTTTAAAATCTATAACCAACAACAAGGAAATTCATAAATGATAAAGTATTTTTTTTCTAAAAAATACTGGCGGGCAATAGCATTATTAGTTAAAGCTTCTATAATTAGGCAAAATAAAGATTCTTTTTTAGGTTCTTTATGGAGTTTAATTCAGCCTTTTATTCACATAATGGTAATTTCATATTTTTTCGGTTTTTTATTAAGACAACCGAGAGAATTTATGGTAATGAACTTAGTCGGCGGTATTCCTTTATGGAGTTTTATAGTAAGCAGCTTAACGATTTGTTCAAGTTCTTTAGTTACACGTGATCAAATAATAAAAAAAGTTAGAATTTCTAAGACTTTCTTTCCGGTTGCTGATAGCTTAGGGCAGTTATATACTTTAATTTGTTCATTTTCGGCAATGTATTTTGCTTTTATTTTATTATTTCCAGAAAAATTTTCTTGGCAAATAATATTTATGCCAATATTAATGCTACCCTTAATAATATGCGTGATTAGCGGCTCTATAGCAGTAGCATTTTTAACTCCGTATATTCGAGATATTCCGCAAATGTTGAGTGTTATTCTTGGAGTTATTTATTGGAGTATACCGATAGTTTATCCTTATTCACTAATTCCGGAATCTAAAAAAATATATTTTGAATTTAATCCGTTCTTTTTAGTTATAAGACCTGCACAAGCATTAGTGATTGACGGAACATTACCGGATATGATGCTGATATTTAAGTCTGTTATAGTCGCATTTATTACTGTTTGTATCAGTTATTTAATTTATAGACAATTTTCTAAAAGAGTTATTTATTATTTATGAAACTTGGTTTTAATCTAGATTTTAATGAATTAGATTTAACCGGACTTAAAAAATTAGATCAAATATTTTTAGATTATCTCTTTAAAGCCGATAAATCTCTGCATAAAGATTTAATGTTATTTAGATCGACTCCTCTCTCCATTATTCCAAAAGATTATTCCGAATTTTTGCTAAAAATTTCCCCTCATTTAGACGATTTTTTAGCAGAGTTATTTTGTATTTCAAAAGAAGTAACGATATCAAGGTTAAAACATAAAGATTTTGATATTATTTATGAATGTAAAAGAAAATTTGTTCAGCGTGTTGCTGTAAAAAAATATCCACCGGAAAAATTATACTCAAATGATTTGGAGAATTGGAATGTAAAACGAGGAGCGAGCACGCACAGCCTATACTTAATAGGTGAGCATGCGAGTCCTCCGAAGTTTTGCAAAAACAATTCTGGGGAGCAGAAGAGTATAAAAGATATTGATTTTGAAGATGTATATTTAAAGCTAATTGATTTAATAGGTACGAATTTTACCTCTAGAGAATTTGCCAAACAAATAGTTATATGGCAACAGGACGAAGAGAATTTTGCCACAGAATTAGACATAGCAGCTAAGTATGCTGCGTGTAAGGTTTATTCGTGTGAGGGTACCAAGCCACAGGATGACATCCTATTCAACCTCCCACAAAAACTAGATAAAGAAAATCTAATAGATGATAAAAAAATATTAAAATATCAAAAAAATGAGAGAATAGATTTTAACTATACAGATTCTTTTTTAAATTTAGATGAAGCTTTAAACGATTCTCATTATTGTATTTATTGCCATAAGCAGGATAAGGATTCTTGCTCTAAAGGATTGTTACAACCTCAAAATCGTCATTGCGAGGAGCGAAGCTTTGTTACAATCTCAGGAGGTTTAACGGGATTGCCACGCTCCTTGCAGTCGCTCGCAATGACGGATTTAAAACAAGGCTGTCCCTTAAAGCAAAAAATTTCCGAAATGAACTATGTTAAGGCACAAGGTTTTAACCTAAGTGCCCTTGCGATCATTGTTATTGATAACCCGATGGTTGCGGCAACGGGTCATAGGATTTGTAATGATTGCTCTAAAGCTTGTATTTACCAAAAGCAAGATCCGGTAAATATCCCGTTAATAGAATCAAATATTTTAGAAGAAACGCTTAAATTACCTTACGGTTTAGAGATATATCTACTTCTTACCCGCTGGAATCCGCTTAATATTTATGCACCGCTGCCAAAAGAACCTACTAATTATAATATCTTGGTTACCGGCCTTGGCCCTGCAGGTTTTAGTCTTAGCTATTATTTATTACGGTCAGGTCACAATGTCACAGCTATTGACGGCTTAAAAATTACTCCTTTACCTTTTGACGTTCATAAACCTATAAAATTTTGGCATGAATATAAAAATTTGTTATCGGAAAGAATACCGAGAGGATTTGGAGGAGTAGCGGAATATGGGATTACCGTTCGGTGGGATAAAAACAATCTTGATATATTGCGGCTAATATTAGAGAGAAATAACAATTTCAAATATTATGATGGAGTAGCTTTAGATTTTAATATAACGAAAGAACAGGCTTTCGATTTGGGTTTTGACCATATAGCTTTTTGTATTGGAGCAGGTCAGCCGAAAATTTTGGATATAGAAAATTTTGAAGCTAAGGGCGTAAAAACGGCTTCTGATTTCTTAATGACTTTGCAAAGCGGAGGAGCATTTTTGAAAAATTCTAATACTAATATGGTAATTAGGATGCCGATTGTGGTAATAGGCGGCGGTCTTACTTCCTTAGATGCAGCAACGGAAAGTTTATATTACTATAAAAAACAAGTAGAGGAATTTGCTGAAAATTATATAGAAAAAGACTTAACGGATGAAGATAAAGAAATAGCTGAAGAATTTATTGCTCATGCAAGATTATTTAAAGAAGCTAAGAGTAATGAAGAATTAAGAAAGGTTTTTAACAAGCTTGGCGGGGCTACTATTTATTATCGTGGAAGATTGCAAGATTCGCCGGCATATAAATTAAATCACGAAGAGCTAATATATACATTAGCACTCGGTGTTGATTTTAAAGAAAATATGCAACCTTTAAGGATTAATGTTGATAAATACGGTCATGTGGAATCTGTGGAATTCAGTGTCATCCCGTGGCCCCGCCACGGAATCCAGAAAAAATACCATGATAATATTATGGATCCCGTGGTCAAGCCACGGGATGACACTGGCTTAATCAAAGCCAAAACCGTGATTATGGCAATCGGTATAGAAAATAACACTCAATTTGATGAGAATAAATATAGTTATTTCGGTGATTGTAATCCTAAATATTCGGGAAGTGTAGTGAAAGCTCTTGCTAGTAGCAAAGAAGGGTATGAGGCTATTAATAAAAGACTTATAAATAATGCCCCTAGCTTTAAAAATAGTTATAAAGATTTTTGTACACAGCTTGATTATTTGCTGACTTCTAGAGTTAATAAAATAAATATTTTAGATAATAAAACTTTTGAACTTATAATTCACTCACCGCTTGCAGCTAAAAATTTTAAGTTCGGACAGTTTTTTCGCTTACAAAATTATTCTGAAGATGCTTCTAAGTTAATAGAGCCGGTAGCCTTAAGCCCTACAGATATTGATGTAGAAAAAGGTTTAATTAGCTTCATAGTTTTTGAAGTCGGTAAATCAACTAGCTTATGTAAAACATTATCTGAAAATGAGAAAGTAGTTTTAATGGGACCGACAGGCTCGCCGCTAGAAATACCTCAAAATAAAAAAATAGTTATTGTTGATTCCGAAGTAGGTAATATAGGCTTATTAAAAGTTCTAAAAGAAAATAATAATGAAGTTATATTTGTTACCTATCCTGATATAAAAATCCGTAAATTAGTTTCAATAGATATAGTAATAATTAATGCTTCTCCTGATATAATAGAAGAATTACAAAGTCTAAAAAAT of Rickettsia tillamookensis contains these proteins:
- a CDS encoding FAD-dependent oxidoreductase translates to MKLGFNLDFNELDLTGLKKLDQIFLDYLFKADKSLHKDLMLFRSTPLSIIPKDYSEFLLKISPHLDDFLAELFCISKEVTISRLKHKDFDIIYECKRKFVQRVAVKKYPPEKLYSNDLENWNVKRGASTHSLYLIGEHASPPKFCKNNSGEQKSIKDIDFEDVYLKLIDLIGTNFTSREFAKQIVIWQQDEENFATELDIAAKYAACKVYSCEGTKPQDDILFNLPQKLDKENLIDDKKILKYQKNERIDFNYTDSFLNLDEALNDSHYCIYCHKQDKDSCSKGLLQPQNRHCEERSFVTISGGLTGLPRSLQSLAMTDLKQGCPLKQKISEMNYVKAQGFNLSALAIIVIDNPMVAATGHRICNDCSKACIYQKQDPVNIPLIESNILEETLKLPYGLEIYLLLTRWNPLNIYAPLPKEPTNYNILVTGLGPAGFSLSYYLLRSGHNVTAIDGLKITPLPFDVHKPIKFWHEYKNLLSERIPRGFGGVAEYGITVRWDKNNLDILRLILERNNNFKYYDGVALDFNITKEQAFDLGFDHIAFCIGAGQPKILDIENFEAKGVKTASDFLMTLQSGGAFLKNSNTNMVIRMPIVVIGGGLTSLDAATESLYYYKKQVEEFAENYIEKDLTDEDKEIAEEFIAHARLFKEAKSNEELRKVFNKLGGATIYYRGRLQDSPAYKLNHEELIYTLALGVDFKENMQPLRINVDKYGHVESVEFSVIPWPRHGIQKKYHDNIMDPVVKPRDDTGLIKAKTVIMAIGIENNTQFDENKYSYFGDCNPKYSGSVVKALASSKEGYEAINKRLINNAPSFKNSYKDFCTQLDYLLTSRVNKINILDNKTFELIIHSPLAAKNFKFGQFFRLQNYSEDASKLIEPVALSPTDIDVEKGLISFIVFEVGKSTSLCKTLSENEKVVLMGPTGSPLEIPQNKKIVIVDSEVGNIGLLKVLKENNNEVIFVTYPDIKIRKLVSIDIVIINASPDIIEELQSLKNEIFGENTELIVSVNSSMQCMMKGICGQCIQKVKGEQKYIFACICQNQKAEIVDFKSLKTRLRQNSLQEKMRKLVVN
- a CDS encoding ABC transporter permease, whose protein sequence is MIKYFFSKKYWRAIALLVKASIIRQNKDSFLGSLWSLIQPFIHIMVISYFFGFLLRQPREFMVMNLVGGIPLWSFIVSSLTICSSSLVTRDQIIKKVRISKTFFPVADSLGQLYTLICSFSAMYFAFILLFPEKFSWQIIFMPILMLPLIICVISGSIAVAFLTPYIRDIPQMLSVILGVIYWSIPIVYPYSLIPESKKIYFEFNPFFLVIRPAQALVIDGTLPDMMLIFKSVIVAFITVCISYLIYRQFSKRVIYYL